Genomic DNA from Euleptes europaea isolate rEulEur1 chromosome 14, rEulEur1.hap1, whole genome shotgun sequence:
CCCGCACCCTGTGAACGTTGCTTGCAATACTTTGAGCCTCTTCCATCCATGCCTGTCCTTGCTGTCCTGTCTAGCCTGCCTCGTTGTCCTTCGTATGTATTCCGTGAGTCTTTCTGAGCCTGAGACTTTCTCAACAAAACATGTCATTTTGGAAGCAGACCCAAACTCGCCCTCTTTCCATAACATCCTTTCCGTAGTTCTGTAGCAGGGATACGAGACTTACGATAACTCATTTGGCTTCACTCAAGATCCTTCAGGTGTTTTGCTCAGGCCAGAACCTTCACGGTTGCTGAAAATGTTCTTTTAGGCAAAACTTTGTAGAAACCTCATGACGTGTGACCCCCCTAGGGGTGGactgtccctttaactgcagtGGCAgccgggagtagggttgccaggtctctcttcgccaccggcaggaggtttttggggtggagcctgtggagggtggagtttgggggagaggagggacttcaatgccattgagagttcaattgccaaagtggccattttctccaggtgacttgatctctattggttggagatctccagctagtacccagaggttggcaaccctagttgggagtaGGGTGGACCATGCTGCTTATGTGGTGCTGCTGGCATTTCAGGGCCTTCTTGTTCTCTGGGCCTGTTATAACTTCCCACTCCCACCTCTGGAAACCCCTCCCTGGGCAATTTGCCACCCATCCTTTATCTTTCCTTGATGTTCCTTAGGTGTTTTGTTGGAACAGAAGCCTATAAATGCTCTTCCGGTGTCACTCCTGTCGAACTTCGCTGGCCACCCTGAAGGTCTTTTCTTAAAAGTTGGTGCCACTTTGGAACGGTCTTGCTGTCCTGTCTTCTCCCGCCTTCTGTGACTGTAAGGCACCGAACCCAAATTCTCACCCCGCTGGGCCTGCGCTCCAGGTCACTCGCTCCCCTTTCTCTGGACAGGGTGGGACATCTCGCCGGGAAGGCTAAGACGGAGAGGGAGCCCGGCCTATCCTGGTGTACAAGCCGTCTGTTTCCATCCTCCCCTCGTCGCCTTTCATTTGGCTGATTGGAGCAGGAGCACATTTCGTAAGAGAGACCTTGTCCCGCAGGACTAAGGGTACGGTTACGCTCGCAGCAGCTGCCTGAGCTTATCAACTACAGGCAAAAAAATATACCAGCACCACCACCCTTTTGCCAATTTTACCGTATGtcattgcttccttccttcccctccgctgcactctctctgcctctctccctcttctctgcttctctttctttttttttctgacCTCCTCGCAGCTCTTCGCCGGCTCCCACTCCGTTCCTCCAGAGCGTGCACAGCCGAGAGGTTTCCAACAGAGCCCCCGGGGGGAGTCCTTCATCTACTAAGCAAAGAGGCAAGAGAAAGACTGCTGGAAGCTGAGCAAAACAGAGAGGGGAGCCGGTTGCAGCCGGCCCGGGCTTTGTCCCCGATGCTAAGCCGGCTGCTGCTTTAAAGGAGCCGGGCACGAGGGAGAAAGTTGCTCTGCGGAGTTGACGGAAAGGGGTGGCAAAGTCAAGAGCGGCTGGCAGCTGGCTCCACCGATGGCCTTGTGGTGCTTCCTTGTTAAATGAAACCACCTGAGGAACATGAGATTTCCTACTCCCCAGGGTGGGGGAACTTGCCAAGCCGGGTAAGGAGGGAGACGGCCAGATTGTGATTCTTCGGTGTGGTTTGCATTGAGGTcacgggtggggggtggggagaaagggagagtgTCGGAAGGGGAGGAGAAGTGATAGAGGACCCCGATGCCTGCTGCCAATATGACAGAGACCCTTCAGCTCCCAGCGCTGCAAGTCCCGGAACAGCAGGAGGCGGAGAGCAGCCGCGCCTGGTCCAGTTCATCCACGCCGACCCTGCGCCGAAAGCGGTTCAAGATGAGGCGGATGAAGCACGTCCAGGAGCCGAACCTAAAAGCCGCATCCTCCTCCAACAAGGAATTCCTGCAGCTCCCCTCCATCGAAATCACCCCTTCGAGTGACGAGGATACCCCTTGGTCAAACTGCTCCACGCCCAGCGCCTCCCCGCGGCGCAAGCGCTTCCTTCTGCGCAAGTGGCTAAGCGTGAGGGAGAAGAAGGAGTGTAGTGAGAGCAGGTAAGttgtcttcctttcctcctcctacaAAAGGGCCTCCCCAAACTGGATTGTTTCTCTTCCTGCTACCTGGTGTGGTGGCACTGTGCATTATGTCTCCCTCTCCTGGTTGGACTGGGTAAAGTAGGGATGCCAATTGGACATAACTGTTGGACTGCAGGCTTCTTGTAACTCTAGATAGGTTCAAAGGAAATAGGGAGGGGGGCAGTTTATAGGccaaggattattatttttttttgcagtatttACAATACATAGTTAAAAATAGATCCTCATGGTattacccagtttgctgggggtcaagtgtagacgactggggaaggcaatggcaaacctctccgtaaacatagtctgcctagtaaacgttgggatgtgatgtcaccccatgggtcaggaatgacctggtgcttgcatctTTACCTTTATCATGGTGTCACACTTATACCTGAATTGCAGCTTGCAGACCTTGTGATCTAAACGTGTGTTTAcaattcagaaaaaaagatgGATAATTTGCCACAATTCCACACCAGTAAGTACCAGGGGACTAGAGGTGTTCTCTCCAAAGACCACACCATCATGTAGCTTTGAGGCCTGCCTTGGGCCCACTGGAGGAAAGGTGAGAAGTAAACATTTTCCATGAATGAATTTAAAATTGGTGGTTTTGCTAGTATGAGTGATGGTTCAGATCAGCCTCGCAAATTTAGAGTGGAAATATCTGATCATCTTCAGAGACAAGGGTCAGGCGTAGTTCttttagtgccatcctaagcagaacagctagattcgagcccagtagcactttagaggccaagattttcagggtataagttttcaagagtcaacgctTCCTTCGTCAGAGCAttgactcccgaaagctcctaccccgaaaatcttgtcagtcactaaggtgctactggactcagatccgGCTCTCATACCTCAAACCAACAAGGCTGCCCTCTGAacctatcctaagcagagttcttcCAAGCCCAATAGAAGAGTGtcgctctgcttaggatggcactgtgaagcATCCGTGCTCTGGGTCGTGATGgcaaattttaaaaggaaaatatagCAAATAGTTCTTAAATGCTGTTTGCAATATGTGATGAGTGAAATTTGAGACTCGAATAGCCAAGCCTCACTCTGTTTATTTGGAAGACAATCCTCTTCACTGAAATGAGATCTATCTCCAAGCAGCTTTGCTTCGATATTTCCCCCCTAAACACAAACTATTAGTTAGGACAATTGATTTAATGGAGCGCCAAGTCAAATAAAGCTGATTAACTACCttcattttaatctttttttgaTTAAATAACTTATTAAAGGCAGATAACATTTGAGGGGTATCTAAAATGCAGATTAACATCCAAATTCTGCAATTTGTCAATAATCAGAAATCAGTTATCCACACCCCTACTAAatatgatttctttctttcttttctccctccctccccctccctccccctcccttcctaccTTCTTTGTCCCATACTTGATTTGCATCAGTCTATTTTCTCTAAGCTTCAAACTAATTAAGTAATGAAGTGAGGATTGTCATGTTCTCACCAGGTTTCCGTGGCAGTAAGGATAAGCACATATAATGAGAATCCCCAAGTAATTCACTTTGAAACCGAGAACTTGGTGGCTGAGCATGTGTAAGgcacagggatgccagcctccaggtgggacctggagatgcccccccccccgaattacagttcatctgcagactacaaagatcagttcccctggaaaaaatggatgctttggaaggtggactctttggcactgtgCCCTACTCAggaccctgtcctccacaggctccaccccccaatcttcaggagtttccaaacctgtatctggcaaccctacacccgcCCCCCTTGCTGGTGACCATGGGGGTCCTGGTGACTCTAGTAAGGTATGACAACCAGACTGGTGGGCGGATGTGGGATGGAGATCATTGCCAAGTGAAGTTTAACAATAGGTAAGcgtggagagccagtatggtgtagttgttaagagcggtggtttggagcagtgaactctgatctggagaacagggtttgattccccactcccccacatgagcggcggaggctaatccggtgaactggatttgttttcccactcctacatgtgaagccagctgggtgaccttgggctagtcactctctctcagccccacctacctcccagggagtctgttgtggggaggggaaggtgatggtaagctgatttgattcttccttacgtggcagagaaagtcagcatataaaaaacccactcttcttcttctctgaagaGTGAACGTATATTTACGGTAGGGAGCTTGGTCATGAAGTGGATGCATCACAAAAATGCAAGACCAAAGGTCCAAGTAGCCTGGCATTCCATTGCTAGTAGAAGCTGCATGTCTCTGGGAAGCACAGAAACAGGGCATGGGGGCCTTTCTCTGTTGTTTGCCCTACAGCATCTGCCCTCTCAGTATCCACGTGCGCCTGACACTTGGGGAGCTGTTCTAATAGGTGCCCAGCTGAGATGTCACCACTGTACCCCTCTCCATTTTTGAAATGGTGTATGGAAAACTAGCTGAGACTGCGCATGGATTACAGAGCATTAGCATACCAAGACCAGCGTGGCATTTTGGCTCTTCATACTTAGCACATTCCAAATCCATCCCGGTTATGGAAATGGAAAATACACTGCACCTTGTTAAACGTGACCCCTGTTCTCCCTGTGTGGATCTGTTCTTCTGAAATGGCAAGTTTCAGATACGTAGAGAGGTTTTCAAACTAAGTGGAAGATGGAGCAATCCCCTGGGGCTATCAGGCTGGCCAAGATGGGTTATCATTGTAGCAGGCGGGGGCGGGAGGGACACCTGAAAAAGCTTTCTGAACATGCAAAATGTAgtgaagctgattttgagttagTACTGAATTATAAGCCTACTCATGTTAGGAGGCTTCCTCCTTTTCCTGCCCCCTACcaaatcgggttgccaacctccaggtactagctggagatctcctgctattacagctgatctccagccgctagagatctgttcacctggagaaaatggctgctttggcaattgggctctgtggcattgaagtccctcctcttcccgaaccccaccctcctcgggctccatcccaaaaacctcccgctggtggcaaagagacacatggcaaccctaatgccaaatcATACTGCAAAGCAAAAATGAAGCCCAGGCCACAGCCATGAGTAACCATGAGTAAGAATGAGAGCAGGAGAGTAGTGGCCCAAAAGGGGTATTGCGGAACGGAGCCCAGGCCTTGTACCCCCACCTCCCAGTGCTGAGCATGCCCAACTCTGAGGACTCTTCTGGATATATTAGCTGCCTATCAGAGttcaggggagggaaggcagcttagtagagccccatctcatcagatcttggcagccaagtaggtagggttgccaggtccctcttcactaccggcaggaggttttgggggcagagcctgaggagggtggggtttggggaggggagggacttcaatgccatagagtccaattgccaaagcggccattttctccaggggaactgatctctatcggctggagatcagttataatagcaggaggtctccagctatttcctggaggttggcaaccctgtggttagtacttggatgagagaccaccaaggaagtccagggttgctacacagaggcaggcacaaCCACCCCTGTTTGtcttttaccttgaaaatcccatgggggggggggggttgccataagttggccgtgacttgatagcactttacacaaatacacacgtgcacacacatgATCCACATCTCCATGGCTGGAATAGCCTCActttttaattcatagggttgccaacctccaagtactagctggagatctcctgctattacaactgatctccagccaacagagatcggtccacctggagaaaatggctgctttggccattggactctatggcattgaagtccctcccctccccaaaccccgccctcctcaggctctgc
This window encodes:
- the LOC130487371 gene encoding uncharacterized protein LOC130487371 is translated as MPAANMTETLQLPALQVPEQQEAESSRAWSSSSTPTLRRKRFKMRRMKHVQEPNLKAASSSNKEFLQLPSIEITPSSDEDTPWSNCSTPSASPRRKRFLLRKWLSVREKKECSESSSQQSSQQSSHDDDTSRFLSPRMRDDSLWGLDSGLEAVPDYCRLQFSYGRQVCRLAGAPQSPAMVQSLCPKKFSSHIAAKQACHFRVASLRKKLSFFRAM